The Pogona vitticeps strain Pit_001003342236 chromosome 3, PviZW2.1, whole genome shotgun sequence genome includes a window with the following:
- the FAM168B gene encoding myelin-associated neurite-outgrowth inhibitor isoform X2, protein MNPVYSPGSSGVPYANAKGIGYPAGFPMGYAAAAPAYSPNMYPAANPTFQTGYTPGTPYKVSCSPTSGAVPPYSSSPNPYQTAVYPVRSAYPQQNPYAQQGTYYTQPLYAAPPHVIHHTTVVQPNGMPATMYPAPIPPPRGNGVTMGMVAGTTMAMSAGTLLTTHSPTPVAPHPVTMPTYRAPGTPTYSYVPPQW, encoded by the exons ATGAATCCTGTTTATAGTCCTGGATCTTCTGGGGTACCCTATGCAAATGCCAAAGGAATTGGTTATCCAG CTGGATTCCCAATGGGCTATGCAGCTGCTGCTCCTGCCTACTCTCCTAATATGTATCCTGCAGCAAATCCTACATTCCAAACAG GTTATACACCAGGCACACCATATAAAGTCTCTTGTTCACCCACCAGTGGTGCAGTGCCTCCCTACTCTTCTTCACCCAATCCCTACCAAACTGCAGTGTATCCGGTTCGAAGTGCCTATCCACAGCAGAATCCATATGCACAG CAAGGCACTTACTACACACAGCCTTTATATGCAGCACCACCCCACGTAATTCATCACACTACAGTTGTGCAGCCTAATGGAATGCCGGCAACTATGTATCCAGCTCCAATTCCACCGCCCAGAGGAAATGGTGTCACTATGGGAATGGTGGCTGGGACCACAATGGCAATGTCAGCAG GTACCTTGTTGACAACACATTCCCCCACTCCGGTAGCCCCACACCCAGTTACAATGCCCACTTATCGGGCCCCGGGAACTCCAACTTATAGCTATGTGCCCCCTCAGTGGTGA
- the FAM168B gene encoding myelin-associated neurite-outgrowth inhibitor isoform X1 has translation MNPVYSPGSSGVPYANAKGIGYPAFNHFFPAGFPMGYAAAAPAYSPNMYPAANPTFQTGYTPGTPYKVSCSPTSGAVPPYSSSPNPYQTAVYPVRSAYPQQNPYAQQGTYYTQPLYAAPPHVIHHTTVVQPNGMPATMYPAPIPPPRGNGVTMGMVAGTTMAMSAGTLLTTHSPTPVAPHPVTMPTYRAPGTPTYSYVPPQW, from the exons ATGAATCCTGTTTATAGTCCTGGATCTTCTGGGGTACCCTATGCAAATGCCAAAGGAATTGGTTATCCAG CTTTCAACCATTTTTTCCCAGCTGGATTCCCAATGGGCTATGCAGCTGCTGCTCCTGCCTACTCTCCTAATATGTATCCTGCAGCAAATCCTACATTCCAAACAG GTTATACACCAGGCACACCATATAAAGTCTCTTGTTCACCCACCAGTGGTGCAGTGCCTCCCTACTCTTCTTCACCCAATCCCTACCAAACTGCAGTGTATCCGGTTCGAAGTGCCTATCCACAGCAGAATCCATATGCACAG CAAGGCACTTACTACACACAGCCTTTATATGCAGCACCACCCCACGTAATTCATCACACTACAGTTGTGCAGCCTAATGGAATGCCGGCAACTATGTATCCAGCTCCAATTCCACCGCCCAGAGGAAATGGTGTCACTATGGGAATGGTGGCTGGGACCACAATGGCAATGTCAGCAG GTACCTTGTTGACAACACATTCCCCCACTCCGGTAGCCCCACACCCAGTTACAATGCCCACTTATCGGGCCCCGGGAACTCCAACTTATAGCTATGTGCCCCCTCAGTGGTGA